Proteins co-encoded in one Hemibagrus wyckioides isolate EC202008001 linkage group LG26, SWU_Hwy_1.0, whole genome shotgun sequence genomic window:
- the pcdh8 gene encoding protocadherin-8 codes for METKKLLLSFSLVVIFAAWTVRSTTTKYYTYEEDAPGTFIGNLSMDLKIDLSEDPHTSFRFMQEGNASLIRMRKGDGLLTVGERIDRESLCGSSTQCLITADVVVFSKEKFHLIHVEIHVRDINDHAPVFPRDETRLEISENAAVDARFPIEVATDLDVGNNYIQSYQLFNSSHFGIEVGTGEDGKKFAQLVLAQKLDRELEESYTLQVIAIDGGSPPKSGSVTVRVNVLDSNDNSPQFEHDAIRVELHEDAPVGFLLLRVQAFDPDHGENGDVRYDFAEGESNEIKSTFDVDPVSGAVVLKSSVDFETRKSYELHIRAYDLGANSIPSTCTVTVEVVDVNDNAPEVTIKPMASRSGDIAYITEAAAVESFVALVSAADRDSGANGYVRVSLHGHAHFKLQQAYGDNLMIVTTSVLDREKIPEYNLTVIAEDLGSPPFKTFTQYTIRVSDENDNAPSFSKPVFEISVMENKAPGSYVTSLVARDPDEGVNGKVTYKLLDNDVDGVTVSSFMTVDPASGTLYTIRPLDYEDVKQIEVIIQATDGGSPPLSSTALVKVRVVDENDNTPFFVHPILINGSADIPLPSNAPAGYVALKLEGHDNDDAMNAELSYAIMEDEAFLFAVNENTGEMALKHSLALGLGETLHVRVAVSDHGRTPLVHTASIRFVVSDAMPIEEQVVVVLESIQKENTSDFDASFIIIGLLGAACAVLLVAIVAVALSRRNVRRNVGSISKISGQNFRKTQLPTHSIDSTDSSSLSGGSVTVTEQISSSRDESSFCYEDEQSRDSDSKVFRPLLTKGHFEPVSAWQGDRYTLQMSEIGSVDQTSIKDSGKGDSDSNDSDSDSGQAGRKIANTGHQRVSSSLYTGPVDGAGVYRTREVPTHTSSTHVGNNGYTVAYRTLGYGCHPAATNQGPSFRGYGCNPVFSQTKDYPHAPVFHRMGTQPSFYYQHQVHRQLNEQAASPREPITDIISIPTASF; via the exons ATGGAGACTAAAAAGTTGCTACTTAGTTTTAGCTTAGTTGTGATCTTTGCCGCATGGACAGTGAGAAGCACAACAACAAAGTACTACACGTATGAAGAAGATGCACCAGGAACGTTTATCGGGAATCTTTCAATGGATCTGAAGATCGACCTGTCCGAAGACCCACACACGAGCTTTCGGTTCATGCAAGAGGGCAATGCATCACTGATTCGTATGCGTAAAGGCGACGGGCTGCTCACGGTGGGAGAGCGCATTGACCGGGAGAGTCTGTGCGGCTCCTCCACGCAGTGCCTGATCACCGCGGACGTGGTGGTTTTCTCCAAGGAAAAATTCCACCTGATCCACGTCGAGATCCACGTGAGAGACATAAACGACCACGCTCCTGTGTTTCCACGTGACGAGACGCGACTCGAGATTTCAGAGAACGCGGCGGTGGACGCACGCTTTCCCATAGAAGTCGCCACTGACCTGGATGTCGGAAACAATTACATTCAAAGTTATCAGCTTTTCAACAGTAGTCATTTTGGTATTGAGGTAGGAACAGGCGAAGATGGCAAGAAGTTTGCACAGCTTGTGCTTGCGCAAAAGCTTGACAGGGAGCTTGAAGAGTCTTACACACTTCAAGTTATTGCAATTGATGGCGGAAGTCCACCAAAGTCTGGATCAGTGACCGTGCGCGTAAACGTTTTAGACTCTAATGATAACAGTCCACAGTTCGAGCATGACGCGATTAGAGTCGAGTTGCACGAAGACGCACCTGTTGGCTTTCTTTTGCTCAGAGTTCAAGCATTCGACCCTGACCACGGCGAAAATGGTGACGTGCGCTACGATTTCGCAGAAGGTGAATCCAACGAGATCAAAAGCACCTTCGATGTTGATCCCGTTAGTGGAGCGGTGGTCTTAAAGTCTTCGGTGGACTTCGAAACGAGAAAATCGTATGAGCTGCACATAAGGGCTTATGATCTGGGCGCCAACTCGATTCCGTCGACTTGCACGGTCACCGTCGAAGTCGTTGACGTAAACGACAACGCGCCAGAAGTCACGATCAAGCCGATGGCCTCGAGGAGCGGAGACATAGCGTACATCACGGAGGCGGCGGCGGTGGAAAGCTTCGTCGCGCTCGTGAGCGCCGCGGACAGAGACTCGGGCGCAAACGGCTACGTGCGCGTCAGTCTGCACGGCCACGCGCACTTCAAACTCCAGCAGGCGTATGGTGACAACCTCATGATCGTCACCACATCTGTTCTGGACCGGGAGAAGATTCCTGAATACAATCTCACTGTCATAGCAGAAGATCTTGGCTCACCGCCGTTTAAAACCTTCACCCAGTACACAATCAGAGTAAGTGATGAGAATGATAATGCTCCATCGTTCAGCAAACCTGTCTTCGAAATTTCAGTGATGGAAAACAAAGCACCAGGATCCTATGTGACTTCTCTGGTAGCTCGTGATCCTGATGAAGGAGTCAATGGTAAAGTAACGTACAAGCTTCtagataatgatgttgatggagTCACAGTGAGTTCTTTTATGACTGTAGACCCAGCTTCTGGCACTCTCTACACAATAAGGCCTCTGGACTATGAGGATGTCAAGCAGATCGAAGTGATCATCCAAGCCACAGATGGTGGCTCCCCACCACTCTCAAGCACAGCTCTGGTCAAGGTCAGGGTTGTGGATGAGAATGACAACACACCCTTCTTTGTTCACCCGATACTCATTAATGGCTCGGCAGACATACCTTTACCAAGCAACGCTCCTGCTGGTTACGTGGCCCTGAAACTAGAGGGccatgataatgatgatgcaatGAACGCAGAGCTTTCCTATGCCATTATGGAGGATGAGGCATTTCTGTTTGCTGTAAATGAAAATACAGGTGAAATGGCACTAAAGCATAGCTTGGCACTTGGACTTGGAGAAACACTGCATGTAAGAGTGGCAGTAAGTGACCATGGCCGAACACCTCTTGTCCACACAGCCTCAATCCGCTTTGTGGTTTCAGATGCCATGCCCATAGAAGAACAAGTGGTGGTGGTTCTTGAGTCAATTCAGAAAGAGAATACGTCTGATTTTGATGCTTCCTTCATCATCATTGGGCTTCTAGGTGCTGCTTGTGCCGTATTGCTGGTCGCCATTGTGGCTGTTGCACTATCACGCAGGAACGTCCGGAGGAATGTCGGCTCCATCAGCAAAATATCTGGGCAAAACTTTAGGAAAACCCAATTACCAACACACAGCATTGACTCGACAGATTCCAGCAGCCTCTCTGGAGGTAGTGTGACAGTTACTGAGCAGATTTCTTCTTCAAGGGATGAATCATCTTTCTGTTATGAAGATGAGCAAAGCAGAGATTCTGACAGTAAG GTATTTCGACCTCTCCTCACTAAAGGTCACTTTGAGCCCGTTTCAGCTTGGCAAGGAGACAGATACACACTTCAGATGAG TGAAATCGGATCTGTTGATCAGACGAGCATAAAGGACAGTGGCAAAGGAGACAGCGACTCTAATGACAGTGACTCTGACAGTGGACAAGCCGGGCGGAAAATTGCTAACACTGGCCACCAGCGAGTTAGCA GTTCCTTGTACACTGGACCAGTGGATGGAGCTGGAGTCTACAGAACCAGAGAGGTTCCAACACACACTTCCAGCACTCATGTGGGCAACAATGGGTACACTGTAGCATATCGGACACTGGGCTATGGCTGCCATCCGGCTGCCACCAACCAAGGACCATCCTTCAGAGGCTACGGTTGTAATCCAGTCTTCAGCCAAACCAAAGATTACCCACATGCCCCTGTGTTTCACAGGATGGGGACACAACCCTCCTTTTACTATCAGCATCAGGTGCACAGACAATTAAACGAACAAGCCGCATCTCCCAGAGAGCCAATTACAGACATCATCAGCATACCTACAGcatccttttaa